The proteins below come from a single Zhouia spongiae genomic window:
- a CDS encoding YaiO family outer membrane beta-barrel protein, with product MVKEKIYKYFSALVLMVCSYTITCAQQVDVDSLLVKTIEDIRSEDYQKAIKKSQKGIALAPDYLDFHLFLGRAYQMTMQKDSARYYLNYVIDKNPKYEASFVYLINLEVEEKDYGTAMEVVGKAIEAHPENEFFWRKKLELYQLQNNDKGEKEYLLELIQLYPNDSELQQRKIILESKDKADRIGLNYSFTVIDRENTGPWHLGSVQYIRERNWGSLIGRINYADRLSGGESVVNGLQYEVESYFFMGKEKLSYSYAGVSFSDDDVFPELRLNYSYYHNFRKGWESEVGVRFTESNDMSMVSVVAGIGKYLGSYWINLRSYFLEQDKKWYPALTFTTRYYMNTRFDYATVIAGYGSSPDERSIQGQIDRRLSLDSFRFGVGYYRQLNAHFMTGIQGIYNNQEYIDGKSQNEFELFMTIQYRF from the coding sequence ATGGTAAAAGAAAAAATTTATAAATACTTTTCAGCTTTGGTTTTAATGGTCTGTTCATATACAATAACCTGCGCCCAACAGGTAGATGTAGATAGCTTACTGGTTAAAACAATAGAGGATATCCGCTCTGAAGATTATCAGAAAGCGATAAAAAAGTCCCAAAAAGGGATAGCTTTAGCTCCCGATTATTTGGACTTTCATTTGTTTTTGGGAAGAGCATATCAAATGACTATGCAAAAAGACAGTGCAAGATATTATCTGAATTATGTAATAGATAAAAACCCAAAATATGAAGCCTCTTTTGTATATCTGATAAATCTGGAGGTTGAAGAAAAGGATTATGGCACCGCAATGGAGGTTGTGGGCAAAGCTATCGAAGCACATCCTGAAAATGAATTTTTTTGGAGGAAAAAGTTAGAACTCTATCAACTACAAAATAATGATAAAGGAGAGAAAGAATACCTGCTCGAACTTATACAGTTATATCCAAATGACTCAGAATTACAGCAACGTAAAATTATATTAGAATCTAAAGACAAAGCAGATAGGATAGGTTTAAATTATTCATTTACCGTTATTGACAGAGAAAATACGGGGCCTTGGCATTTGGGAAGTGTTCAGTATATAAGAGAAAGAAATTGGGGGTCATTGATTGGGCGTATAAATTATGCTGATAGATTATCTGGAGGTGAAAGTGTGGTAAACGGGTTACAATACGAAGTTGAATCATATTTTTTTATGGGAAAAGAAAAATTAAGTTATTCTTATGCAGGAGTATCTTTTTCTGATGATGATGTTTTTCCGGAATTAAGGCTTAATTATTCATATTACCATAACTTTCGAAAAGGATGGGAGTCTGAGGTAGGAGTAAGGTTTACCGAAAGTAATGATATGTCTATGGTTTCAGTTGTAGCCGGGATAGGCAAGTATTTGGGATCGTATTGGATAAATCTTAGATCGTACTTTTTAGAACAAGATAAAAAATGGTACCCGGCGTTGACCTTTACTACCCGCTATTATATGAATACCCGGTTTGATTATGCAACTGTAATTGCCGGGTATGGAAGTTCACCAGATGAACGTTCTATTCAGGGACAAATAGATAGACGATTAAGTTTGGACTCCTTTAGATTCGGCGTCGGGTATTACAGGCAGCTAAATGCTCATTTTATGACCGGAATTCAGGGGATATACAATAATCAGGAATATATAGACGGGAAATCTCAAAATGAATTTGAGCTGTTCATGACTATCCAGTACAGATTTTAA
- a CDS encoding exodeoxyribonuclease III: MKIVSWNVNGIRAILKKDFTKSLNGLNADIICLQETKAQDQEVLKALESQSSYHIYVNSAEQKGYSGTAILSKVKPIQVRYGMGVEEHDKEGRVICAEYDNFYLVNVYVPNSGRELIRLDYRQRWDADFLNFLQHLNRRKPVIACGDFNVAHSPIDLKNDKTNYNKTAGYTQIEIDGMNNFINNGFIDSYRILYPDTVMYTYWSYRFNSRAKNVGWRIDYFLVHNRFTNHIKDIKIHTDIMGSDHCPLSMELNI; the protein is encoded by the coding sequence ATGAAAATTGTTTCTTGGAATGTTAATGGGATTCGTGCTATCCTCAAAAAAGATTTTACAAAATCGTTAAACGGACTCAATGCAGATATTATCTGTCTGCAAGAGACCAAAGCACAGGATCAGGAGGTTCTCAAGGCTTTGGAATCACAATCTTCTTATCATATTTATGTAAACTCTGCTGAACAAAAAGGTTATTCGGGAACTGCAATACTATCAAAAGTAAAACCTATACAGGTTCGCTATGGTATGGGAGTTGAAGAACACGACAAAGAAGGCAGGGTTATCTGTGCCGAATACGATAATTTCTATTTAGTTAATGTATATGTCCCGAACTCGGGCAGGGAACTTATTCGCTTAGATTATCGTCAACGATGGGATGCCGATTTTTTAAACTTTTTACAACACTTAAATCGGAGGAAACCTGTTATTGCTTGTGGTGACTTTAATGTTGCACACAGCCCCATCGATCTTAAAAACGATAAAACCAATTATAACAAAACAGCCGGTTATACACAAATCGAAATTGATGGCATGAATAACTTTATAAACAACGGATTTATTGATAGCTACAGGATATTATATCCGGATACTGTAATGTACACCTATTGGAGTTACCGGTTTAATTCGAGAGCCAAAAACGTAGGTTGGCGTATTGACTACTTCCTTGTACATAATCGTTTTACAAATCATATCAAAGACATTAAAATCCATACAGACATCATGGGCTCTGACCATTGCCCGCTAAGTATGGAATTAAATATCTAA